Part of the Bacillus sp. BGMRC 2118 genome, TATTGGAGACCGTAATCATTTTGTAGACGATTCAACAAGCTTCTGGATTCAAAATGCAGGAAGATATACATTCATAGACCTCTTTCTTAAAAATGGCTATACGGTATTTTACTCTAACCTCTACGGTGCAAACTGGGGAGCACCCAAAGCCGTTACATTAGCGAAAAGACTTTACCATATCGTAATGAAAAACGAAATCTTAAATGACAATATTCATTTACTAGTTGAAGGGATGGGTGCTTTAACTGGGTTAAAGTTAATGGAGGAGATGGGAGAGAGTATTCGTTCAGTTGCCATGCTAAATCCATGTTTAAGTGTAAGTGCCCAAGTCAGACATGAACAAGAAAATAAATTGTTCTTTAAAAGAATCGTTAGAGAACTGACTACAGCATTTGAGTGGGAAGAACAAAAAACTCAACAGAAGATTGAACAAATAGAATCCTTTGAGACCTACAAAGCAACCAATCCTGCTAAAATATGGGTTTCAACAGATGAACAAACGTATCAGTCCAAAGAGTTAAGTCGGCAGTATGAGCAGTTCCGAAAGCAATTTGCCCCAATTCAGCTTGTGTTTCATGTAAATGAAAAGCGTTTTGGAATTGGCGGTAGTATGTTGCAATTTTATGAAAAACATGAAAGATCATTATAACTACCCTTATATCGCTTAGGTATAAGGGATTTTGTTTTTGAAATATCGATTAGTGGCACTTGTAATATTAAATAAATTCATATCAACTGAAACATCCTTCATACATATAAAAAATAAAGAGGCTATTCAAACGTCTCCGTGGTCGATACGAAATGGCACAATGGTAAGAAAAGGGGATGATTACTTGGAAGATGTGTTAGTATTAGG contains:
- a CDS encoding alpha/beta hydrolase, giving the protein MNQRFFLLDGEWNVVHTPDRPNGFAIFIIGDRNHFVDDSTSFWIQNAGRYTFIDLFLKNGYTVFYSNLYGANWGAPKAVTLAKRLYHIVMKNEILNDNIHLLVEGMGALTGLKLMEEMGESIRSVAMLNPCLSVSAQVRHEQENKLFFKRIVRELTTAFEWEEQKTQQKIEQIESFETYKATNPAKIWVSTDEQTYQSKELSRQYEQFRKQFAPIQLVFHVNEKRFGIGGSMLQFYEKHERSL